In Anabrus simplex isolate iqAnaSimp1 chromosome 12, ASM4041472v1, whole genome shotgun sequence, a genomic segment contains:
- the Nop17l gene encoding protein kintoun produces the protein MEDIDITREEAQRLGEALKTEEFQKLLKEYYDEVNDPENKKKYQEEVTQFEKERGYDITFINPEPGYVIKTSVDGEKKAFINICICDKIGKPASTAGNRSGTDGRNWSIPYSLVKPREDLDKNGKRCFVYDVVFHPETHRLAASNPQFKNAVNLTALDAIENNLGVKLDRKNLKFPKLGYKGAPLPSMIRKKSEKPPPKTDDGFDINAFAPPINNTWYKQNTNENYSVSKESRSEKDSIYTVPKYLIKHRSPIDIQNYTNDRFAPATASLPKELVIEIHLPLLNSTESVVLDVMEKSVSLLCEKPAKYKLDLVLPYTVNEDAGNARFDKSTRKLILTLPLKYRQDLTRECDDSGVESDLGSRTPETSSGDDDSIEAAINGRIPKIEEIKSETDSGEIKVETSQSTSFLNPNRHYSLPPYICDINNNVIKLTFQIKNVDPTSVGHIFFGNSSCGIHIRFSSMGSGYFPLHYAFCVRFPSDFKISESKKVDIETLDNYVSVQFELEPCDTLLTEYFVGVTEESLERREVSEDTEELKSARSNNADDCFVSASHGGEAGPKNAEVTSSVNISSQIKQRALARTLSESSGDDFSSSPRKGILKRTSRSMSESSVDDFFCSSSFEMISEEDDGNNHKKSVRFNDVVSQKVYRTNSSILGQRKKNQRKIRNKKKAQENRRASESETSDWEEKEDKEKGDKTGASDENGNETDAQNGKDSLEMLKTESGTKTTGKQNESKYEKVEVEVVTDMMFDLDM, from the coding sequence ATGGAGGATATAGACATAACTAGAGAAGAGGCACAAAGACTTGGGGAAGCATTAAAGACAGAAGAATTCCAAAAATTGCTCAAAGAGTATTACGACGAAGTTAACGATCCAGAAAATAAGAAAAAGTACCAGGAGGAGGTGACTCAGTTTGAGAAGGAAAGGGGTTATGACATCACCTTCATCAATCCTGAGCCAGGATACGTGATCAAGACCAGTGTGGATGGGGAGAAGAAGGCTTTCATTAACATTTGCATATGTGATAAGATAGGGAAACCTGCATCTACTGCTGGGAATCGATCCGGAACAGATGGAAGGAACTGGTCCATTCCTTATTCTCTTGTAAAACCTCGGGAGGATTTGGATAAAAACGGCAAAAGATGTTTCGTCTATGATGTTGTTTTCCATCCTGAAACTCATCGGCTTGCTGCCAGTAACCCTCAGTTCAAAAACGCTGTCAATTTAACGGCATTGGATGCCATTGAAAACAATCTTGGTGTTAAACTTGATAGGAAAAATTTGAAATTTCCAAAACTTGGTTATAAAGGAGCACCTCTACCTAGTATGATCAGAAAAAAGTCTGAAAAGCCACCCCCCAAGACTGATGATGGGTTTGATATAAATGCTTTTGCTCCACCCATTAATAATACATGGTATAAACAGAATACAAACGAAAATTATTCCGTCAGCAAAGAATCACGTAGTGAAAAGGATAGTATTTATACTGTTCCAAAATATCTGATAAAACATAGAAGTCCAATTGATATTCAAAATTATACCAACGATAGATTTGCTCCTGCAACAGCATCGTTACCTAAAGAGTTGGTGATTGAAATTCATCTACCGTTGCTAAACTCTACTGAAAGCGTTGTTCTAGATGTGATGGAGAAGTCTGTTTCACTGTTATGTGAAAAACCAGCAAAATATAAATTAGATTTGGTGCTGCCGTATACAGTCAATGAAGATGCTGGCAATGCAAGATTTGACAAATCAACTAGGAAACTGATCTTAACTCTGCCTTTAAAGTACAGACAAGATCTAACTCGTGAATGTGATGATAGTGGAGTGGAAAGCGATTTAGGTAGCCGAACTCCAGAAACCAGCAGTGGGGATGATGATAGTATAGAAGCTGCAATTAATGGCAGGATTCCTAAAATAGAAGAGATCAAGTCTGAGACAGACAGTGGGGAAATTAAAGTTGAAACAAGTCAAAGCACTTCATTTTTAAATCCTAATAGGCATTACTCATTACCTCCTTATATCTGTGATataaataataatgtgattaaattAACCTTCCAAATCAAGAATGTGGATCCTACTTCTGTTGGGCACATCTTTTTCGGTAACAGTTCCTGTGGCATCCATATTCGTTTCTCGTCTATGGGTTCTGGTTATTTCCCTTTGCACTATGCCTTTTGTGTGAGATTTCCCTCTGATTTCAAAATTTCTGAAAGCAAGAAGGTGGATATTGAGACATTAGATAATTATGTCAGTGTCCAATTTGAGCTCGAACCCTGTGATACTCTTCTAACAGAGTACTTTGTTGGTGTGACTGAGGAAAGTTTAGAAAGGAGAGAAGTATCTGAAGATACAGAGGAATTAAAATCTGCACGTAGTAACAATGCAGATGACTGTTTTGTTTCAGCATCTCATGGTGGTGAGGCTGGACCCAAGAATGCTGAAGTAACATCTTCAGTAAATATATCATCTCAGATAAAACAGAGAGCACTGGCCCGCACATTATCTGAATCAAGTGGAGATGATTTCTCTTCGAGTCCTAGGAAAGGTATCTTAAAGAGAACTTCACGAAGTATGTCAGAATCCAGTGTTGATGATTTCTTTTGTTCCTCTTCCTTCGAGATGATATCTGAAGAAGATGATGGGAACAATCATAAGAAGTCAGTACGTTTTAATGATGTAGTGTCCCAGAAAGTTTACCGCACAAATTCCAGCATCTTGGGACAAAGGAAGAAAAATCAACGCAAAATACGCAACAAGAAGAAAGCTCAAGAGAACAGACGGGCTAGCGAAAGCGAAACATCAGACTGggaagaaaaggaagataaagaAAAGGGTGACAAGACTGGTGCTAGTGATGAGAACGGCAATGAAACAGATGCGCAAAATGGAAAAGATTCGCTGGAAATGCTGAAGACAGAGTCAGGAACAAAGACAACAGGAAAACAAAATGAATCAAAATATGAAAAGGTTGAAGTTGAGGTAGTGACGGACATGATGTTTGATCTGGATATGTAG